In the genome of Myxococcus stipitatus, one region contains:
- a CDS encoding serine/threonine-protein kinase, whose amino-acid sequence MAEAPDLGGYEVVGRLAVGGMAEVYQARARSTTQRSPGEPDEVVIKRLHPSFRNDTAYVKAFVDEAKLTVRLRHAHIVRTFRLFKAGPDYLMVQELVSGRTLGYMQELLLKAGAAMPPESACYIAWCLLKSLDYIHRAKVGENGATIVHRDVNPANVLLGVNGDVKLTDFGVAEVEGLMRGDSGALRGTLPYMSPEQVLGHAVDARTDLYAVGVILWELFASRRLHAGENEAELMHKVRDARSPLLSSVTSDVPDYAVQVVRKALFADRVRRFQSAAEFIKALEALARRAGWPLTVEALQPLLGG is encoded by the coding sequence GTGGCGGAAGCTCCGGACCTGGGTGGTTACGAGGTAGTCGGCCGGCTGGCCGTCGGTGGCATGGCGGAGGTGTACCAGGCGAGAGCCCGGTCCACGACGCAGCGCTCGCCGGGGGAGCCGGACGAAGTTGTCATCAAACGGCTGCATCCCTCGTTTCGAAACGACACGGCCTATGTGAAGGCGTTCGTCGACGAAGCGAAGCTCACGGTGCGGTTGAGACATGCGCACATCGTCCGGACGTTCCGCTTGTTCAAGGCGGGGCCGGACTACCTGATGGTGCAGGAGCTCGTCAGTGGCCGGACGCTCGGCTACATGCAGGAGCTGTTGCTCAAGGCGGGCGCGGCGATGCCGCCCGAGTCCGCGTGCTACATCGCCTGGTGCCTGCTCAAGTCGCTCGACTACATCCACCGGGCGAAGGTGGGGGAGAACGGCGCCACCATCGTCCACCGCGACGTGAACCCGGCCAACGTGCTGCTGGGCGTCAACGGCGACGTGAAGCTGACGGACTTCGGCGTGGCGGAGGTGGAGGGGCTGATGCGCGGCGACTCCGGCGCGCTGCGCGGCACGCTGCCGTACATGAGCCCGGAGCAGGTGCTGGGGCACGCGGTGGACGCGCGCACGGACCTGTACGCGGTGGGCGTCATCCTCTGGGAGCTGTTCGCCAGCCGGCGGCTGCACGCGGGGGAGAACGAGGCGGAGCTGATGCACAAGGTGCGCGATGCGCGCTCGCCGCTCCTGTCCTCGGTGACGTCGGACGTGCCGGACTACGCGGTGCAGGTGGTGCGCAAGGCGCTCTTCGCGGACCGGGTGCGGCGCTTCCAGTCAGCCGCGGAGTTCATCAAGGCGCTGGAGGCGCTGGCCCGCCGGGCGGGCTGGCCCCTCACGGTGGAGGCGCTCCAGCCCCTCCTGGGCGGATGA
- a CDS encoding LEA type 2 family protein: MMRTRRELLGLLGGGVLASGCLGSAPFHPRAYEDAVRVESLAVDFAEDKSGLLDVGLQVKNPSSDAASVSFVDFELWVDGRRVASGQQQVDAALPPHAEIPLRVLFPLAAERVVAVPGTQALPVRVRGGVLLRFGTTERRAPFRVQGSLRLTHVPPLDAGGD; the protein is encoded by the coding sequence ATGATGCGCACGCGCCGCGAGCTGCTGGGGTTGCTCGGGGGCGGCGTGCTGGCCTCGGGCTGCCTGGGCTCGGCGCCCTTCCATCCTCGCGCCTACGAGGACGCGGTGCGCGTGGAGTCGCTCGCCGTGGACTTCGCGGAGGACAAGTCGGGCCTGCTGGACGTGGGGCTCCAGGTGAAGAACCCCTCCTCGGACGCGGCCAGCGTGTCCTTCGTGGACTTCGAGCTGTGGGTGGACGGACGGCGCGTCGCGTCGGGACAGCAGCAGGTGGACGCGGCGCTGCCTCCGCATGCGGAGATTCCCCTGCGAGTCCTCTTCCCGCTGGCCGCCGAGCGGGTGGTGGCCGTCCCGGGGACGCAGGCGCTGCCGGTGCGCGTGCGCGGCGGGGTGCTGCTGCGCTTCGGCACCACGGAGCGGCGCGCGCCGTTCCGCGTCCAGGGCTCGCTGCGGCTGACCCACGTGCCGCCGCTGGACGCGGGCGGAGACTGA
- a CDS encoding hemolysin family protein codes for MPTWALWVACLALCFVRSLVAAAESALYGTSDLRAQELAESHKGAASRRVLRHKTEREATATALRLGTLLSGFLAAAIGAFVPPRMLDLTRYGEAAWLPVATVAAGALFVGVLASLMEVTMRGLANANPERWALRLSGLVSMLVTVLYPPMRLVLGVLNLMARTFGRTLRFEPPPPPLEELEKLLAAQAAKNEVDKSAPQLIRSIFELSDKRCRDVMVPRTEVVTVDSTITSTDLLRLLAEENHSRIPVYRDDVDHIIGVLHARDVIPLLQHPELIVLQDIIRPAHFVPWMKPIGDLLRDMQKRKIHMAIVVDEYGGFMGVVTLEDILREIVGDIGDEFEVEEKQVEKMADGSFIVDAAMEVDGFTQAFGFPLPEGDFDTLGGYLSSLAGHLPDVGERFTYNGWQFVIASKEGARIHRVRMSRLKSTTPGKEARGKEPREASAGKS; via the coding sequence ATGCCTACCTGGGCCCTCTGGGTCGCCTGCCTGGCGCTGTGCTTCGTCAGGTCCCTGGTCGCCGCGGCGGAGTCCGCGCTTTACGGTACGTCGGACCTGCGAGCCCAAGAGCTGGCGGAATCCCACAAGGGTGCTGCCAGCCGCCGCGTCCTCCGTCACAAGACGGAGCGCGAGGCCACCGCCACCGCCCTGCGCCTGGGCACCCTGCTGAGTGGGTTCCTGGCCGCCGCCATCGGCGCCTTCGTCCCACCGCGCATGTTGGACCTGACGCGCTACGGCGAAGCCGCCTGGCTGCCGGTGGCCACCGTCGCCGCGGGCGCGCTCTTCGTGGGCGTGCTGGCCAGCCTCATGGAAGTCACCATGCGCGGGCTCGCCAACGCCAACCCGGAGCGCTGGGCGCTGCGGCTGTCGGGCCTCGTCTCGATGCTGGTGACGGTGCTCTATCCCCCCATGCGCCTGGTGCTGGGGGTGCTCAACCTGATGGCGCGCACCTTCGGCCGCACGCTGCGCTTCGAGCCGCCCCCGCCGCCGCTCGAGGAGCTGGAGAAGCTGCTGGCCGCGCAGGCCGCGAAGAACGAGGTCGACAAGAGCGCCCCGCAGCTCATCCGCTCCATCTTCGAGCTGTCCGACAAGCGCTGCCGCGACGTCATGGTGCCGCGCACGGAGGTGGTGACGGTGGACAGCACCATCACCTCCACGGACCTCCTGCGGCTGCTCGCCGAGGAGAACCACTCGCGCATCCCCGTGTACCGGGACGACGTGGACCACATCATCGGCGTGCTGCACGCGCGCGACGTCATCCCCCTGCTCCAGCACCCGGAGCTCATCGTCCTGCAGGACATCATCCGCCCCGCGCACTTCGTGCCGTGGATGAAGCCCATCGGCGACCTGCTCCGGGACATGCAGAAGCGCAAGATCCACATGGCCATCGTCGTGGACGAGTACGGCGGCTTCATGGGGGTCGTGACGCTGGAGGACATCCTCCGCGAAATCGTCGGCGACATCGGCGACGAGTTCGAGGTGGAGGAGAAGCAGGTGGAGAAGATGGCCGACGGCAGCTTCATCGTGGACGCCGCCATGGAGGTGGATGGCTTCACCCAGGCCTTCGGCTTCCCGCTGCCCGAGGGCGACTTCGACACGCTGGGCGGCTACCTGTCGTCCCTGGCCGGCCACCTGCCCGACGTGGGCGAGCGCTTCACCTACAACGGCTGGCAGTTCGTCATCGCCAGCAAGGAAGGCGCCCGCATCCACCGCGTGCGCATGTCCCGCCTCAAGAGCACCACGCCGGGGAAGGAAGCACGCGGCAAGGAGCCTCGCGAGGCCTCCGCCGGCAAGTCCTGA